The Verrucomicrobiia bacterium genome includes the window ATAATCTGCGCTGGGTTATGATCCTGGGGGTCGTCAGCATGCACGCCGCGGTTACCTACGGGCACCTGGGCAGTTGGTATTTCATGGAAGACCCCAAACCCGGGTTGGTGACCTTGCTCATTTTCGCCACCTACCAGACCTTTCTCCAGGCCTTCTTCATGGGATTGTTGTTCCTGATTGCGGGTTATTTCGTTCCAGGGGCTTTCGAGCGAAAGGGCTTGGCGAAATTCCTGCGCGACCGGGCGGCGCGCCTTGGCATTCCTTCGCTGATTTTCATGGTCATCATCCAGCCCGTCACGGTTTATTGGTTGTTGCGCGATTTTTCCGATCTTTCCCGCCCGCCGCTTTCCCGGGCCTACGGGCCCTACTTAATCAGCGGGCGGTTTCTCGGGGGTTCGGGGCCGATGTGGTTCGCTGTGGCGCTGCTTCTCTTCAGCGTGGTATATGGCATGGCAAGGACAGTCAGCCGCAGAACTCCCCAAAACCAGCTCAACGCCCCATTGCCCGGGCATCGCCAACTCATGGGACTGGCAGCCGTTATGGGGCTTTGCACGTTCCTGGTGCGCATAGTGCAGCCCATGGGCACGAGCATCCTTAATATGCAGCTCTGTTACTTCTCCCAATACATCCTGCTTTTCACTGT containing:
- a CDS encoding acyltransferase family protein yields the protein MAAENESQTVLGTGPMGSVTKATPAFQSAPPRARLEFIDNLRWVMILGVVSMHAAVTYGHLGSWYFMEDPKPGLVTLLIFATYQTFLQAFFMGLLFLIAGYFVPGAFERKGLAKFLRDRAARLGIPSLIFMVIIQPVTVYWLLRDFSDLSRPPLSRAYGPYLISGRFLGGSGPMWFAVALLLFSVVYGMARTVSRRTPQNQLNAPLPGHRQLMGLAAVMGLCTFLVRIVQPMGTSILNMQLCYFSQYILLFTVGIFAWRRNWLLRIPYTFGMRWLILSLTLGTLVWFGLLWALLKTHTESKLPGGFTWQSAVLSFWEAFFCVGICAGLLVLFREKCNRQGPLARWLSDNCFAVYMFHTPILIAITLGMRGFEAPKLIKFACATVLGITATYLASSLVLRRLAGLKRVL